Proteins from a single region of Pithys albifrons albifrons isolate INPA30051 chromosome 10, PitAlb_v1, whole genome shotgun sequence:
- the ECHDC2 gene encoding enoyl-CoA hydratase domain-containing protein 2, mitochondrial isoform X1, producing the protein MLRLCRAVPAVLSGARSGTPAGIPPAGPRRGAEVLVGAAGGDSAGIAEILMNRPHARNSLGKVFVDELFSALEQLRFDEQVRVVLFKSEVKGVFCAGADLKERAKMDDAEVGQFVRRLRNLMDEIAALPVPTIAAIDGYALGGGLELALACDLRVAASSAKMGLIETTRGLLPGAGGTQRLPRCVGVGLAKELIFTGRQIDGQQALSMGLVNHSVPQNSEGDAAYQRALALAKEILPQAPFAVKMGKLAINRGMEVDIASGMAIEGMCYAQNIPTRDRQEGMAAFREKRPPRFIGK; encoded by the exons ATGCTGCGGCTGTGCCGGGCCGTGCCCGCCGTGCTGAGCGGGGCCCGCAGCGGGACCCCCGCGGGCATCCCCCCGGCCGGGCCGCGCCGGGGCGCCGAGGTGCTGGTGGGGGCGGCCGGCGGGGACAGCGCCG GTATTGCTGAAATCCTAATGAACCGACCCCACGCAAGAAACTCACTGGGAAAAGTGTTTGTAGATGAA CTGTtcagtgccctggagcagctccgcTTCGATGAGCAGGTGCGTGTGGTGCTGTTCAAGAGCGAGGTGAAAGGGGTGTTCTGTGCAG GAGCAGACTTAAAGGAACGTGCAAAGATGGATGATGCAGAAGTTGGACAGTTTGTTAGAAGGCTGAGAAATCTCATGGATGAAATAG ctgccctgcctgtgcccacgATCGCTGCCATCGATGGCTACGCCCTGGGTGGGGGACTGGAACTGGCCTTGGCCTGTGACCTCCGAGTGGCAG cttcatcAGCTAAAATGGGCCTTATTGAGACCACACGAGGACTTcttcctggagcag GTGGGACCCAGCGCCTGCCCAGGTGTGTGGGAGTAGGTCTGGCAAAGGAACTCATCTTCACTGGCAGACAGATCGATGGGCAGCAGGCCTTGTCCATGGGACTGGTGAATCACTCAGTGCCACAAAACAGTGAGGGAGACGCCGCTTACCAGAGAGCATTGGCTTTGGCTAAGGAAATCCTTCCCCAG gcTCCATTTGCTGTGAAAATGGGAAAACTGGCAATAAACAGAGGAATGGag GTCGACATCGCATCAGGGATGGCTATTGAGGGGATGTGCTATGCCCAG AATATTCCCACGAGGGACCGTCAGGAGGGGATGGCTGCCTTCAGGGAGAAACGGCCACCGCGCTTCATCGGCAAATAA
- the ECHDC2 gene encoding enoyl-CoA hydratase domain-containing protein 2, mitochondrial isoform X2, whose translation MNRPHARNSLGKVFVDELFSALEQLRFDEQVRVVLFKSEVKGVFCAGADLKERAKMDDAEVGQFVRRLRNLMDEIAALPVPTIAAIDGYALGGGLELALACDLRVAASSAKMGLIETTRGLLPGAGGTQRLPRCVGVGLAKELIFTGRQIDGQQALSMGLVNHSVPQNSEGDAAYQRALALAKEILPQAPFAVKMGKLAINRGMEVDIASGMAIEGMCYAQNIPTRDRQEGMAAFREKRPPRFIGK comes from the exons ATGAACCGACCCCACGCAAGAAACTCACTGGGAAAAGTGTTTGTAGATGAA CTGTtcagtgccctggagcagctccgcTTCGATGAGCAGGTGCGTGTGGTGCTGTTCAAGAGCGAGGTGAAAGGGGTGTTCTGTGCAG GAGCAGACTTAAAGGAACGTGCAAAGATGGATGATGCAGAAGTTGGACAGTTTGTTAGAAGGCTGAGAAATCTCATGGATGAAATAG ctgccctgcctgtgcccacgATCGCTGCCATCGATGGCTACGCCCTGGGTGGGGGACTGGAACTGGCCTTGGCCTGTGACCTCCGAGTGGCAG cttcatcAGCTAAAATGGGCCTTATTGAGACCACACGAGGACTTcttcctggagcag GTGGGACCCAGCGCCTGCCCAGGTGTGTGGGAGTAGGTCTGGCAAAGGAACTCATCTTCACTGGCAGACAGATCGATGGGCAGCAGGCCTTGTCCATGGGACTGGTGAATCACTCAGTGCCACAAAACAGTGAGGGAGACGCCGCTTACCAGAGAGCATTGGCTTTGGCTAAGGAAATCCTTCCCCAG gcTCCATTTGCTGTGAAAATGGGAAAACTGGCAATAAACAGAGGAATGGag GTCGACATCGCATCAGGGATGGCTATTGAGGGGATGTGCTATGCCCAG AATATTCCCACGAGGGACCGTCAGGAGGGGATGGCTGCCTTCAGGGAGAAACGGCCACCGCGCTTCATCGGCAAATAA
- the SCP2 gene encoding sterol carrier protein 2 isoform X1 translates to MQRRVFVVGVGMTKFSKPNERSADYPDMAKEAGQAALADAGIPYSAVKQACVGYVYGDSTCGQRAIYHGLGLTGIPIINVNNNCATGSTALFMARQLVEGGLADCVLALGFERMAKGSLATGFADRTNPMDKHLEIMINKYGLASAPVAPQMFASAGKEHMEKYGTNPEYFAKIAWKNHSHSTNNPYSQFQKEYTLDEVLHSRKIFDYLTVLQCCPTSNGAAAAILANEEFVKRHKLQPKAVEILAQVMATDYPSTFEENSCMKMVGYDMTKTAAQKCFEQAGLKPTDVDVIELHDCFSVNEFITYEALGLCPEGRACDLIDRGDNTYGGKWVINPSGGLISKGHPLGATGLAQAAELCWQLRGLAGRRQVPGAKVALQHNLGLGGAVVVTLYAMGFPGAQSSGRIAAVPLSAAVDGFKSHLVFKEIEKKLQEEGEQFVKKIGGIFAFKIKDGPDGKEATWVVDVKNGKGSVAVNSDKKADCTITMADTDLLALMTGKMNPQTAFFQGKLKISGNMGMAMKLQNLQLQPGKAKL, encoded by the exons atgcAGCGCCGGGTGTTCGTGGTGGGCGTCGGGATGACCAAG TTTTCAAAGCCTAATGAGAGGAGTGCTGATTACCCTGACATGGCTAAGGAAGCAg GCCAGGCAGCTTTAGCTGATGCTGGGATTCCTTACTCAGCAGTGAAGCAGGCGTGTGTGGGTTATGTTTATG GTGACTCAACCTGTGGACAGCGGGCCATCTATCACGGGTTGGGTCTGACTGGCATTCCCATCATTAACGTTAACAACAACTGTGCCACTGGATCCACTGCTCTGTTCATGGCCAGGCAACTGGTAGAAGGAG gtttGGCAGACTGTGTTCTGGCACTTGGCTTTGAGAGAATGGCAAAAGGATCTCTTGCTACAGGT TTTGCAGACAGAACTAATCCAATGGACAAACATTTGGAAATTATGATAAATAAATACGGCTTAGCAAGTGCTCCAGTGGCACCTCAGATGTTTGCAAGTGCTGGCAAAGAACATATGGAGAAATATG GGACAAATCCAGAATATTTTGCGAAAATTGCGTGGAAGAATCACAGCCATTCGACCAACAACCC GTATTCCCAGTTCCAGAAGGAGTACACGTTAGATGAAGTTCTGCATTCTCGCAAGATTTTTGATTACCTGACTGTCTTACAGTGCTG TCCAACATCAAatggtgctgcagctgcaatTTTGGCCAATGAGGAGTTTGTGAAAAGGCATAAGTTGCAGCCCAAAGCTGTGGAAATTCTAGCCCAGGTGATGGCCACTGATTACCCGAGCACATTTGAAGAGAACAGTTGTATGAAGATG GTTGGCTATGACATGACTAAAACAGctgcacagaaatgttttgaacAAGCAGGGCTAAAGCCCACAGATGTCGATGTGATCGAACTGCACGATTGCTTCTCAGTGAATGAGTTCATTACCTACGAAGCTCTGGGGCTCTGTCCAGAAG GAAGAGCATGTGACCTGATTGACAGAGGAGACAATACCTATGGAGGAAAATGGGTTATTAATCCCAGTGGTGGCTTGATTTCAAAGGGACACCCTCTTGGTGCCACAG GGCTGGCGCAGGCGGCggagctctgctggcagctgcgcGGGCTGGCGGGGCGGCGGCAGGTGCCGGGGGCGAAGGTCGCGCTGCAGCACAACCTGGGCCTCGGCGGCGCCGTCGTGGTGACCCTGTACGCGATGGGCTTCCCCGGGGCACAGAG CAGTGGCCGCATCGCGGCTGTGCCTCTCAGCGCCGCTGTGGATGGGTTTAAGTCACATCTGGTCTTCAAAGAGATTGAAAAGAAGCTCCAGGAG GAAGGAGAGCAGTTTGTCAAGAAAATTGGTGGAATCTTTGCCTTCAAAATAAAAGATGGTCCTGATGGGAAAGAAGCAACTTGGGTGGTAGATGTGAAAAATGGCAAAGGCTCTGTGGCAGTGAATTCAG ATAAGAAGGCAGACTGTACAATTACAATGGCTGACACTGATCTGCTGGCACTCATGACTGGCAAAATGAACCCTCAGACA GCATTCTTTCAAGGCAAATTGAAGATTTCTGGGAACATGGGCATGGCAATGAAACTTCAGAATCTACAGCTTCAGCCAGGCAAAGCTAAACTTTGA
- the SCP2 gene encoding sterol carrier protein 2 isoform X2 — protein sequence MQRRVFVVGVGMTKFSKPNERSADYPDMAKEAGQAALADAGIPYSAVKQACVGYVYGDSTCGQRAIYHGLGLTGIPIINVNNNCATGSTALFMARQLVEGGLADCVLALGFERMAKGSLATGFADRTNPMDKHLEIMINKYGLASAPVAPQMFASAGKEHMEKYGTNPEYFAKIAWKNHSHSTNNPYSQFQKEYTLDEVLHSRKIFDYLTVLQCCPTSNGAAAAILANEEFVKRHKLQPKAVEILAQVMATDYPSTFEENSCMKMVGYDMTKTAAQKCFEQAGLKPTDVDVIELHDCFSVNEFITYEALGLCPEGRACDLIDRGDNTYGGKWVINPSGGLISKGHPLGATGLAQAAELCWQLRGLAGRRQVPGAKVALQHNLGLGGAVVVTLYAMGFPGAQSGRIAAVPLSAAVDGFKSHLVFKEIEKKLQEEGEQFVKKIGGIFAFKIKDGPDGKEATWVVDVKNGKGSVAVNSDKKADCTITMADTDLLALMTGKMNPQTAFFQGKLKISGNMGMAMKLQNLQLQPGKAKL from the exons atgcAGCGCCGGGTGTTCGTGGTGGGCGTCGGGATGACCAAG TTTTCAAAGCCTAATGAGAGGAGTGCTGATTACCCTGACATGGCTAAGGAAGCAg GCCAGGCAGCTTTAGCTGATGCTGGGATTCCTTACTCAGCAGTGAAGCAGGCGTGTGTGGGTTATGTTTATG GTGACTCAACCTGTGGACAGCGGGCCATCTATCACGGGTTGGGTCTGACTGGCATTCCCATCATTAACGTTAACAACAACTGTGCCACTGGATCCACTGCTCTGTTCATGGCCAGGCAACTGGTAGAAGGAG gtttGGCAGACTGTGTTCTGGCACTTGGCTTTGAGAGAATGGCAAAAGGATCTCTTGCTACAGGT TTTGCAGACAGAACTAATCCAATGGACAAACATTTGGAAATTATGATAAATAAATACGGCTTAGCAAGTGCTCCAGTGGCACCTCAGATGTTTGCAAGTGCTGGCAAAGAACATATGGAGAAATATG GGACAAATCCAGAATATTTTGCGAAAATTGCGTGGAAGAATCACAGCCATTCGACCAACAACCC GTATTCCCAGTTCCAGAAGGAGTACACGTTAGATGAAGTTCTGCATTCTCGCAAGATTTTTGATTACCTGACTGTCTTACAGTGCTG TCCAACATCAAatggtgctgcagctgcaatTTTGGCCAATGAGGAGTTTGTGAAAAGGCATAAGTTGCAGCCCAAAGCTGTGGAAATTCTAGCCCAGGTGATGGCCACTGATTACCCGAGCACATTTGAAGAGAACAGTTGTATGAAGATG GTTGGCTATGACATGACTAAAACAGctgcacagaaatgttttgaacAAGCAGGGCTAAAGCCCACAGATGTCGATGTGATCGAACTGCACGATTGCTTCTCAGTGAATGAGTTCATTACCTACGAAGCTCTGGGGCTCTGTCCAGAAG GAAGAGCATGTGACCTGATTGACAGAGGAGACAATACCTATGGAGGAAAATGGGTTATTAATCCCAGTGGTGGCTTGATTTCAAAGGGACACCCTCTTGGTGCCACAG GGCTGGCGCAGGCGGCggagctctgctggcagctgcgcGGGCTGGCGGGGCGGCGGCAGGTGCCGGGGGCGAAGGTCGCGCTGCAGCACAACCTGGGCCTCGGCGGCGCCGTCGTGGTGACCCTGTACGCGATGGGCTTCCCCGGGGCACAGAG TGGCCGCATCGCGGCTGTGCCTCTCAGCGCCGCTGTGGATGGGTTTAAGTCACATCTGGTCTTCAAAGAGATTGAAAAGAAGCTCCAGGAG GAAGGAGAGCAGTTTGTCAAGAAAATTGGTGGAATCTTTGCCTTCAAAATAAAAGATGGTCCTGATGGGAAAGAAGCAACTTGGGTGGTAGATGTGAAAAATGGCAAAGGCTCTGTGGCAGTGAATTCAG ATAAGAAGGCAGACTGTACAATTACAATGGCTGACACTGATCTGCTGGCACTCATGACTGGCAAAATGAACCCTCAGACA GCATTCTTTCAAGGCAAATTGAAGATTTCTGGGAACATGGGCATGGCAATGAAACTTCAGAATCTACAGCTTCAGCCAGGCAAAGCTAAACTTTGA